A single Mixta calida DNA region contains:
- the pepA gene encoding leucyl aminopeptidase, with protein MEFSVKSGSPEKQRSACIVVGVFEPRRLSPIAEQLDKISDGYISALLRRGELEGKVGQTLLLHHVPNILSERILLIGCGKERELDERQYKQVIQKTINTLNDTGSMEAVCFLTELHVKGRNTYWKVRQAVETAKETLYCFDQLKSNKVEPRRPLRKMVFNVPTRRELTSGERAIQHGLAIAAGVKAAKDLGNMPPNICNAAYLASQARQLADAYSKNITTRVIGEQQMKELGMNAYLAVGQGSQNESLMSVIDYKGSPDPEAKPIVLVGKGLTFDSGGISIKPAEGMDEMKYDMCGAASVYGVMRMVAELNLPLNVVGVLAGCENMPGGRAFRPGDVLTTMSGQTVEVLNTDAEGRLVLCDALTYVERFDPEVVIDVATLTGACVIALGHHISGLLSNHNPLAHELIGASEQAGDRAWRLPMADEYQEQLESNFADMANIGGRPGGAITAACFLARFARKYNWAHLDIAGTAWRSGKAKGATGRPVALLSQFLLNRAGMNGDD; from the coding sequence ATGGAGTTCAGTGTAAAAAGCGGTAGCCCGGAGAAACAGCGTAGTGCCTGTATCGTTGTGGGCGTCTTCGAACCGCGCCGTCTGTCGCCGATCGCCGAGCAGCTGGATAAAATCAGCGACGGCTATATCAGCGCCCTGCTGCGCCGCGGCGAGCTGGAAGGTAAAGTAGGCCAGACGCTGCTGCTGCATCATGTGCCGAATATTCTTTCCGAGCGTATTTTGCTCATTGGCTGCGGTAAAGAACGCGAGCTGGATGAACGTCAGTATAAGCAGGTGATTCAGAAAACGATCAATACGCTGAACGACACCGGCTCGATGGAAGCGGTCTGCTTCCTGACTGAACTGCACGTGAAAGGACGCAACACCTACTGGAAAGTGCGTCAGGCGGTAGAGACGGCGAAAGAGACCCTTTACTGCTTCGACCAGCTGAAAAGCAATAAAGTCGAACCGCGTCGTCCGTTGCGCAAAATGGTATTCAACGTGCCGACGCGCCGCGAACTGACCAGCGGTGAGCGCGCGATCCAGCACGGACTGGCGATCGCCGCCGGCGTAAAAGCGGCGAAAGATCTGGGCAACATGCCGCCGAACATCTGCAACGCCGCCTATCTCGCTTCACAGGCGCGCCAGCTGGCCGACGCCTACAGCAAGAACATCACCACCCGCGTCATCGGCGAACAGCAGATGAAAGAGCTGGGCATGAACGCCTATCTGGCGGTGGGCCAGGGCTCGCAGAACGAATCGCTGATGTCGGTGATCGACTATAAAGGCAGCCCCGACCCGGAAGCGAAACCGATTGTGCTGGTGGGCAAAGGGCTGACCTTCGACTCCGGCGGCATCTCCATCAAGCCGGCTGAAGGCATGGATGAGATGAAATATGATATGTGCGGCGCCGCGTCCGTCTATGGCGTCATGCGTATGGTGGCGGAGCTGAACCTGCCGCTGAACGTGGTGGGCGTGCTGGCGGGCTGTGAAAACATGCCGGGCGGTCGCGCGTTCCGTCCGGGCGACGTGCTGACCACCATGTCAGGCCAGACGGTGGAAGTGCTGAACACCGATGCGGAAGGACGTCTGGTGCTGTGCGACGCGCTGACCTACGTTGAACGCTTCGATCCTGAAGTGGTGATTGACGTCGCCACACTGACCGGCGCCTGCGTGATCGCGCTGGGCCACCATATCAGCGGCCTGCTGTCGAACCATAATCCGCTGGCGCACGAGCTGATCGGCGCTTCCGAGCAGGCGGGCGACCGCGCCTGGCGTCTGCCGATGGCTGACGAATATCAGGAACAGCTGGAATCCAACTTCGCCGATATGGCGAATATCGGCGGCCGTCCCGGCGGCGCGATTACCGCGGCCTGCTTCCTGGCGCGCTTCGCCCGTAAATATAACTGGGCGCACCTGGATATCGCCGGCACCGCCTGGCGTTCCGGTAAGGCCAAAGGCGCCACCGGCCGTCCGGTCGCCCTGCTCTCTCAGTTCCTGCTGAACCGCGCCGGA
- the lptF gene encoding LPS export ABC transporter permease LptF, whose translation MIIIRYLVRETLKSQLAILFILLLIFFCQKLVRILGAAVDGEIPTNLVLTLLGLGVPEMAQLILPLSLFLAILMTLGRLYTESEITVMHACGLSKAVLVKAAMFLMLLTAAAAAVNVVWLSPWSSRYQSEVTQNAKANPGAAALAAGQFQQSSDGNSVLFIEDVKGNQFGHVFLAQLRPKGNARPSVVMADSGHMEQRPDGSQVVTLDKGTRFEGTALLRDFRITDFTNYQAIVGYKSATLDPDDAEQAAFVNLFGNPSPGFRSELHWRLTLIFSVLVMALMVVPLSVVNPRQGRVLSMLPAMLLYLIFFLLQSSLKSNASKGRLDPAIWMWVVNLSYLALAIGLNLWDTVPMRRLRARFTRGGSV comes from the coding sequence GTGATTATCATTAGATATCTGGTTCGGGAAACGCTCAAAAGCCAGCTGGCAATACTCTTTATCCTGCTGTTGATCTTCTTCTGTCAGAAGCTAGTCAGGATCCTGGGCGCTGCCGTCGATGGTGAGATCCCGACAAACTTAGTTCTTACCCTGTTGGGGCTCGGCGTGCCGGAAATGGCGCAGCTTATCCTGCCTCTCAGTCTGTTTCTGGCCATTTTGATGACGCTGGGGCGGCTCTACACCGAAAGTGAAATTACGGTGATGCACGCCTGCGGCCTCAGCAAGGCGGTGCTGGTCAAAGCGGCGATGTTCCTGATGCTGCTGACCGCGGCGGCGGCGGCGGTCAACGTCGTCTGGCTCAGCCCCTGGTCGTCGCGCTATCAAAGCGAAGTGACGCAGAACGCCAAGGCCAACCCCGGCGCCGCGGCGCTGGCGGCCGGGCAGTTCCAGCAGTCGAGCGACGGCAACAGCGTGCTGTTTATAGAAGACGTGAAGGGCAATCAGTTTGGCCACGTTTTCCTTGCGCAGCTGCGTCCGAAAGGCAACGCGCGTCCATCGGTGGTGATGGCGGACAGCGGCCATATGGAGCAGCGGCCGGACGGCTCGCAGGTGGTGACGCTGGACAAAGGCACGCGCTTTGAAGGCACCGCGCTGCTGCGCGACTTCCGCATTACCGACTTCACTAACTATCAGGCGATCGTCGGTTATAAATCCGCGACGCTCGATCCTGACGACGCGGAGCAGGCGGCGTTCGTTAACCTGTTCGGCAATCCGTCGCCGGGTTTCCGTTCTGAGCTGCACTGGCGCCTGACGCTGATCTTCTCGGTGCTGGTGATGGCGTTGATGGTGGTGCCGCTGAGCGTGGTGAACCCGCGCCAGGGCCGTGTGTTGTCGATGCTGCCGGCGATGCTGCTTTATCTCATCTTCTTCCTGTTGCAAAGCTCGCTGAAATCAAACGCCTCGAAAGGGCGGCTCGATCCGGCGATCTGGATGTGGGTGGTGAACCTGAGCTATCTGGCGCTGGCGATTGGGCTGAACCTGTGGGATACGGTGCCGATGCGGCGCCTGCGCGCCCGCTTTACGCGTGGAGGCTCAGTCTGA
- the lptG gene encoding LPS export ABC transporter permease LptG produces the protein MFGVLDRYIGKTIFNTIMLTLFMLVSLSGIIKFVDQLRKTGQGAYTALDAGYYTLLSVPKDIEIFFPMAALLGALLGLGTLAQRSELVVMQASGFTRLQIALSVMKTAIPLVLLTMAIGEFVAPQGEQMARNFRAQQLLGGSLLSTQTGLWAKDGNNFIYIERIKGDNQLDGVSIYNFNDERRLKSVRYAATATWDKETRRWKLGQVDESDLNNPQQISGKQSLNGEWKTTLTPDKLGVVALDPDALSIRGLYNYAKYLTQSGQEAGRYRLNMWGKIFQPLSVAVMMLMALSFIFGPLRSVSMGVRVVTGISFGFLFYVLDQIFGPLSLVYGLPPIMGAILPSAAFFAISVWMLMKRR, from the coding sequence ATGTTTGGCGTACTCGACCGCTATATCGGTAAAACTATCTTTAATACCATCATGCTGACGCTGTTTATGCTGGTTTCCCTTTCCGGCATTATCAAGTTCGTCGATCAGCTGCGTAAAACCGGACAGGGCGCCTATACCGCGCTGGATGCAGGCTACTACACGCTGCTGAGCGTGCCGAAAGATATCGAAATCTTCTTCCCGATGGCGGCGCTGCTTGGCGCGCTGTTGGGGCTCGGCACGCTGGCGCAGCGCAGTGAACTGGTGGTGATGCAGGCGTCCGGCTTCACCCGCTTGCAGATTGCGCTCTCGGTGATGAAAACCGCGATTCCGCTGGTACTGCTGACCATGGCGATCGGCGAATTCGTCGCCCCGCAGGGCGAGCAGATGGCGCGTAACTTCCGCGCGCAGCAGCTACTCGGCGGTTCGCTGCTCTCCACGCAGACCGGCCTGTGGGCGAAAGACGGCAATAACTTCATCTATATCGAACGCATCAAGGGCGACAACCAGCTGGACGGCGTCAGCATCTACAACTTCAACGATGAACGTCGTCTGAAGAGCGTACGCTACGCGGCCACTGCGACGTGGGATAAAGAGACGCGTCGCTGGAAACTGGGGCAGGTGGATGAATCAGACCTCAATAATCCGCAGCAGATTAGCGGCAAGCAGAGCCTCAACGGCGAATGGAAAACTACCCTGACGCCGGACAAGCTTGGCGTCGTGGCGCTCGATCCCGACGCGTTGTCGATTCGTGGTCTCTATAACTACGCCAAATATCTGACGCAGAGCGGCCAGGAAGCGGGACGCTACCGCCTCAATATGTGGGGCAAAATTTTTCAGCCATTATCGGTCGCCGTGATGATGCTGATGGCGCTCTCCTTTATCTTCGGTCCGCTGCGCAGCGTATCGATGGGCGTGCGCGTCGTTACCGGTATTAGCTTCGGCTTTCTGTTCTACGTGCTGGATCAGATCTTTGGCCCGCTCAGCCTGGTGTATGGATTGCCGCCGATAATGGGCGCCATTCTCCCCAGCGCGGCTTTCTTCGCCATCAGCGTCTGGATGCTGATGAAGCGTCGTTAA
- a CDS encoding DUF2382 domain-containing protein, which translates to MDKKIAPQQDEAEQHEIIPLAEEQAEVTTTRVVDRRIRIHRSTTTAEKLLETELWHEEVEIKHIEKNETLEEGYFPQVRQEGDVLVVPVIEEQVEIIRRHILKEEVHIHKLKKNEQFQQKVTLRSQEIEISKEDN; encoded by the coding sequence ATGGATAAGAAAATTGCGCCGCAACAGGACGAAGCGGAACAGCATGAAATCATTCCGTTGGCAGAGGAGCAGGCGGAGGTTACCACCACTCGCGTAGTGGACCGCCGCATCCGTATTCACCGCTCTACCACGACGGCTGAGAAGCTGCTGGAGACGGAACTCTGGCATGAAGAGGTAGAGATAAAACATATCGAAAAAAATGAAACGCTTGAGGAAGGTTATTTTCCCCAGGTGCGACAGGAAGGCGATGTGTTAGTTGTGCCGGTAATTGAAGAGCAGGTAGAAATTATTCGGCGCCATATATTAAAGGAAGAAGTTCATATTCATAAGCTGAAAAAGAATGAGCAATTTCAGCAAAAAGTTACATTACGTAGCCAGGAGATAGAGATCAGCAAGGAAGATAATTAA
- a CDS encoding YsnF/AvaK domain-containing protein, translating to MAHEKIVTAFNQIQQAEVAKEKLIAEGIAENHIDIISGERLRVEGKEIRHPSFWQRLFGDDVDDDYATEYNKAIQGGGVLLTVRARKEDADRIETLLDQYSTDYTASYNRGASTTDREFLGETDDVSGRTTSAGFNAGAKGVTGDTDPTAGVPGTLDHDSGKSTVGKTGATDLLTGKDSTTGVTGASTTGVTGTTAAGVTGAALTGSENHEALKLAEEQVDIGKRQVSDGVVRLRRYTVEDEVAEDVSLFEQHADVFRTAVDEPAYLSDVDWSEKTIEVEESHEVPTVSKTARIKEEVGVRNETSERVETVKDTVRRQEVEVEQTGGTGLEKDRLTGVGSTTGTTAGTTGTTAGTTGTTAGTTGTTPGATGTTTGVTGATGVTGTTTTGFEKDSLTGSDLDKDPLTGVKK from the coding sequence ATGGCACATGAAAAAATCGTTACTGCTTTTAATCAAATACAGCAGGCGGAAGTCGCTAAAGAGAAACTGATTGCCGAAGGTATCGCGGAAAATCATATTGATATTATTTCAGGTGAAAGATTACGCGTAGAAGGTAAAGAGATCCGTCACCCAAGCTTCTGGCAGCGCCTGTTCGGCGATGACGTAGATGACGACTACGCAACCGAGTACAACAAAGCCATTCAGGGCGGCGGCGTACTGCTGACAGTCCGTGCGCGCAAAGAAGATGCGGATCGTATTGAAACGCTGTTGGATCAATACTCCACCGACTATACCGCTTCTTATAACCGCGGCGCCTCGACCACTGACCGTGAATTCCTGGGCGAAACCGATGATGTTTCTGGTCGCACCACTTCAGCTGGTTTCAACGCTGGCGCTAAAGGCGTAACAGGCGATACTGACCCGACGGCGGGCGTACCGGGCACGCTGGATCACGACAGCGGTAAATCTACGGTGGGCAAAACAGGCGCAACCGATCTGCTGACCGGCAAGGATAGCACCACCGGCGTAACCGGTGCTTCAACCACCGGCGTAACTGGCACCACCGCAGCAGGCGTAACGGGCGCAGCCCTGACGGGCAGTGAAAACCATGAAGCGCTGAAGCTGGCGGAAGAACAGGTTGATATTGGCAAACGTCAGGTCAGCGATGGCGTGGTGCGTCTGCGTCGTTATACCGTTGAAGACGAAGTGGCTGAAGACGTTTCGCTGTTTGAACAGCATGCTGACGTATTCCGCACTGCGGTTGACGAGCCCGCTTATCTGAGCGACGTCGACTGGTCTGAAAAAACCATCGAAGTGGAAGAATCCCATGAAGTGCCGACGGTAAGCAAAACAGCGCGCATTAAAGAAGAGGTTGGCGTACGCAACGAAACGTCTGAGCGCGTAGAAACGGTGAAAGATACCGTACGTCGTCAGGAAGTTGAAGTGGAACAGACCGGCGGCACCGGCCTTGAAAAAGATCGCCTGACCGGCGTCGGCTCAACTACCGGAACCACGGCTGGCACGACCGGAACCACAGCAGGCACGACCGGAACCACAGCTGGCACGACCGGAACCACGCCTGGCGCGACCGGAACCACCACCGGCGTTACTGGCGCGACAGGCGTCACCGGCACTACGACCACCGGCTTTGAGAAAGACAGCCTGACCGGCAGCGACCTGGATAAAGATCCGCTGACCGGCGTTAAGAAGTAA
- a CDS encoding DUF445 domain-containing protein, giving the protein MEKINELKRAKRLALSLLLIAAATFITTLFLPPRLWVSGVKAIAEAAMVGALADWFAVVALFRRVPVPFISRHTAIIPRNKDRIGENLGRFVQEKFLGTESLLALIRRHDPAQLIGNWLSAPDNAQRVGQHLLQLMRGFLDFTDDARIQGFIRRAVHKAIDKVDLTQSSALLLESLTKNNRHQALLDAAIEQLLRLLNKESTREFIAMQIVRWLKREHPIKARVLPTEWLGEHSAELVSSAVNSLLDDVSQDQGHELRLGFNRAVEKLITRLKNDPDMAERAETIKGYLKEDEALNRYIGELWGDLRSWLKADLNAEDSRIGQRVTEAGLWLGETLVTDGALRASLNQHMEQAAQTVAPEFAAFLTRHISDTVKSWDAREMSQQIELNIGKDLQFIRINGTLVGGCIGLLLWGITQLPALWQWLSAG; this is encoded by the coding sequence ATGGAGAAAATAAACGAACTCAAGCGAGCTAAGCGCCTGGCGCTTTCACTGCTGCTGATTGCCGCAGCTACCTTTATTACCACACTGTTTTTGCCACCCCGGCTTTGGGTCAGCGGCGTAAAAGCGATCGCGGAAGCCGCCATGGTGGGGGCGCTGGCCGACTGGTTTGCCGTCGTAGCCCTGTTTCGTCGTGTGCCGGTGCCCTTTATTTCCCGCCATACCGCCATTATTCCCCGCAATAAAGATCGCATCGGCGAAAATCTCGGCCGTTTTGTTCAGGAGAAGTTTTTAGGCACCGAGTCACTGCTGGCGCTGATACGCCGTCACGATCCTGCGCAGCTGATCGGTAACTGGCTGAGCGCCCCGGACAATGCACAGCGGGTAGGGCAACATCTGCTGCAACTGATGCGCGGCTTTCTCGACTTTACCGACGACGCGCGCATCCAGGGTTTTATCCGCCGCGCGGTGCATAAGGCGATCGATAAGGTCGATTTAACCCAGTCCAGCGCCCTGCTGCTGGAAAGCCTGACCAAAAATAATCGCCATCAGGCGCTGCTCGATGCGGCGATTGAACAACTGCTGCGTCTGCTTAATAAGGAGAGCACGCGTGAGTTTATCGCCATGCAGATTGTGCGCTGGCTGAAACGCGAACATCCGATTAAGGCCAGGGTGCTGCCGACCGAATGGCTGGGCGAGCACAGCGCCGAGCTGGTCTCCAGTGCGGTAAATTCGCTGCTGGACGATGTCAGCCAGGATCAGGGCCATGAGCTTCGTCTGGGCTTTAACCGCGCCGTGGAAAAACTGATTACGCGCCTGAAGAACGATCCCGATATGGCGGAGCGCGCGGAAACGATTAAAGGCTATTTGAAAGAAGACGAGGCGCTTAACCGCTATATCGGCGAGCTGTGGGGCGACCTGCGAAGCTGGCTGAAGGCCGATCTGAACGCAGAAGATTCACGCATCGGCCAGCGTGTTACCGAAGCGGGCCTGTGGCTGGGCGAAACGCTGGTAACTGACGGCGCGCTGCGCGCATCGCTGAATCAGCATATGGAACAGGCGGCGCAGACGGTGGCGCCGGAGTTCGCCGCCTTTCTTACCCGACATATCAGCGACACGGTGAAAAGCTGGGACGCACGCGAGATGTCGCAGCAGATCGAGCTGAATATCGGTAAAGATTTACAGTTTATACGGATTAACGGCACGCTGGTGGGAGGCTGTATCGGACTGCTGCTGTGGGGAATAACGCAGCTGCCCGCGCTGTGGCAATGGCTCAGCGCGGGCTAA
- a CDS encoding winged helix-turn-helix domain-containing protein encodes MFYCINNNVIFDPVNHTLTSSKFYPEKDMKINQPASRCLALLIERRGDIIKQDEFMNEVWRKHGMEVTVNTLYQNISILRKTLKRAGIDENIIITVPKKGITLSARVEESEDKALIALVSDATATDKTNAPQRKKGGTRLLLALWLLLLATLLALWIAFG; translated from the coding sequence ATGTTCTACTGCATTAATAATAATGTTATCTTCGATCCGGTAAATCATACTTTAACCTCAAGTAAATTTTACCCGGAAAAAGATATGAAAATTAATCAGCCAGCAAGCCGCTGTCTGGCATTACTGATTGAGCGCAGAGGAGATATTATTAAGCAGGATGAGTTTATGAACGAGGTTTGGCGGAAACATGGGATGGAAGTAACAGTTAATACGCTTTATCAAAACATCTCTATCTTACGAAAAACTTTAAAGCGCGCCGGTATCGATGAAAACATCATTATTACCGTACCGAAAAAAGGCATTACCCTTTCTGCGCGGGTAGAAGAAAGCGAAGATAAGGCGCTGATAGCGTTAGTGTCGGATGCAACGGCAACAGACAAAACCAATGCGCCGCAGCGGAAGAAAGGCGGCACCAGGCTGTTGCTGGCGCTGTGGCTGCTTCTGCTGGCTACCTTACTTGCGCTGTGGATCGCCTTTGGCTGA
- a CDS encoding fimbrial protein: MKGFKLTLGMALLFSSAAAMAFDGTVNFNGEIIDNTCTVALGNGSNSLVVPMGSVNKSSFTGRGSIASTTQFVLTMTECPSVNARVKFDGQAYDGDDTVLQLMGGPGVATGVGIQLYDQNMEVLPLFTPSSVYALQEGEPNDLKFYASYIAMSNSVTAGAANSVANFTVTYN; this comes from the coding sequence ATGAAAGGCTTTAAACTAACTCTGGGTATGGCACTGCTATTTTCCTCCGCTGCGGCGATGGCCTTTGACGGCACCGTTAATTTCAACGGTGAGATCATTGATAACACCTGTACCGTGGCGCTGGGAAATGGCAGCAATAGCCTGGTCGTGCCGATGGGCTCTGTTAACAAAAGCAGCTTTACCGGCAGAGGCTCTATCGCGTCTACCACGCAGTTTGTGCTGACCATGACCGAATGTCCGTCAGTCAATGCGCGCGTGAAATTTGATGGCCAGGCTTATGATGGTGATGATACCGTGCTGCAGCTGATGGGTGGCCCAGGCGTAGCGACCGGTGTCGGCATTCAGCTCTATGATCAGAATATGGAGGTGCTGCCGCTGTTCACGCCGTCTTCTGTCTATGCATTGCAAGAGGGTGAGCCTAACGATCTGAAATTCTATGCAAGCTATATCGCTATGTCTAACAGCGTAACGGCTGGTGCGGCGAATTCCGTAGCAAACTTTACCGTCACCTATAATTAA
- a CDS encoding fimbrial biogenesis chaperone produces MLLNNAASAGVIVGGTRIIFNGAVKENTLSVTNPDESPWLIQSWVESDGKSKAPFIFSPPLFRLDARQKNILRIIHTGGDLPTDRESLFWANIKSIPTAPDVDNALQIAIKTQIKLIYRPASLKNGFLPEQMKKLQWRWQQGKLQVTNPTPFYMNFQSIEINGKAVSEPQWVAPFAEKQYLLPQLAATGTVRWRLINDYGALTETFQASY; encoded by the coding sequence ATGCTGCTGAATAATGCCGCGTCGGCAGGCGTTATTGTCGGCGGCACGCGTATTATTTTTAACGGCGCGGTAAAAGAGAACACGCTTAGCGTCACAAATCCCGATGAATCGCCATGGCTGATTCAGTCCTGGGTTGAAAGCGATGGCAAAAGCAAAGCGCCTTTTATTTTCTCGCCGCCGCTTTTCCGTCTTGATGCCAGGCAGAAAAATATATTGCGCATTATTCACACCGGCGGCGATTTACCCACGGATCGGGAGAGCCTTTTTTGGGCGAATATTAAATCTATTCCCACCGCGCCCGATGTGGATAACGCACTGCAAATCGCTATTAAAACCCAGATTAAACTGATCTATCGCCCGGCGAGCCTGAAAAACGGCTTTTTACCGGAGCAGATGAAAAAGCTGCAATGGCGCTGGCAACAGGGGAAGCTTCAGGTTACTAACCCCACGCCTTTTTATATGAACTTTCAATCAATTGAAATTAATGGCAAAGCGGTTTCTGAACCGCAATGGGTTGCGCCGTTTGCCGAGAAGCAATATTTACTTCCCCAGCTCGCTGCGACCGGCACGGTGCGGTGGCGCCTGATTAATGATTATGGCGCGCTGACTGAGACATTTCAGGCCAGCTATTAA
- a CDS encoding fimbria/pilus outer membrane usher protein produces MHFNPALLEQQGAENGAVDLSAFENMPQPPGVYRVEVVLNNDIQETRDVAFSLRDGQLQPCLSVETLARYGINVARYPKLQQEEGCADLKQIDDASARLDVSAQRLLLSVPQAALSNVARDAVPPTRWDNGINALMLNYRFSGAQSQALEAHRSGSDSQFLSLRPGVNVGPWRLRNYSTWSRSQDGTTSWDHLYTWLQREIVPLRAQLTLGESSAPGDIFDSIPFRGLQLASDEDMLPDSLKGYAPVVRGIARSHAQVNVWQNGHVIYQTYVAPGAFEITDIYPTGGSGDLYVTIKEADGSEQRLVVPFASVPVLQREGHLKYSLTGGEYRGYGHNADGKRFLQGTAIYGLPQAFTLYGGLQQAENYRSLAAGVGKNFGYLGALSLDVTLARAKPTHQDYEQGHAWRMRYGKNFVETGTSVALAGYRYATEGFYSLSEMLDRDGDSQRWPWDRRRQRAEMTLNQNLWTGAGALTLSAINEDYWDSARHVRSLSVGYNNSWRSISLSLNYSYNRNVLRQDAGDTIAQEDKVLALSLSVPLGRESGRTWANYQLNSTRHGGDSQSLGLSGMALADNNLSWSVRQGYATRNEGSSGSAELDYRGGYGEVDAGYAWDRHSRRLSYGLSGALMAHRDGITLSQPLGETAALIKAPGIAGASVANQTGVRTDFRGYTLVPYVRPFRVNELSLDPLSLADNVELDQTSAQVIPTRGAVVRADFSGRTGQRALIRLTRSNGQPVPFGATVRLADENADYSSIVGNEGEVWLSGLGPQGTLLVSWGKNADNQCRASFVLPEGKSQPVSQLQATCR; encoded by the coding sequence TTGCATTTTAATCCGGCGCTGCTGGAACAGCAGGGTGCTGAAAACGGCGCGGTGGACCTCTCCGCCTTTGAAAATATGCCGCAGCCGCCCGGCGTCTATCGGGTAGAAGTGGTGTTGAACAATGATATCCAGGAGACGCGCGACGTCGCTTTCTCTCTGCGTGATGGTCAGCTACAGCCCTGTTTGAGCGTGGAGACGCTGGCGCGCTACGGCATTAACGTGGCGCGTTACCCGAAGCTGCAACAGGAAGAAGGCTGCGCCGATCTGAAGCAGATCGACGATGCCAGCGCGCGACTGGATGTTAGCGCGCAGCGGCTGCTGTTGAGCGTTCCGCAGGCGGCGCTAAGCAACGTTGCACGCGACGCGGTGCCGCCGACGCGCTGGGATAACGGCATCAACGCGCTGATGCTGAACTATCGCTTTAGCGGAGCGCAGAGCCAGGCACTGGAGGCGCATCGCAGCGGCAGCGATAGTCAGTTCCTGAGCCTGCGTCCCGGCGTCAACGTCGGTCCGTGGCGGCTGCGCAACTACAGTACCTGGTCGCGCAGCCAGGACGGCACAACAAGCTGGGATCACCTTTACACCTGGCTGCAACGGGAGATTGTGCCGCTGCGTGCGCAGCTGACGCTTGGTGAGAGCAGCGCGCCTGGCGATATCTTTGACAGTATCCCTTTTCGCGGCCTGCAGCTCGCCTCGGATGAAGATATGCTGCCCGACAGCCTGAAGGGGTATGCGCCGGTTGTGCGCGGCATCGCCCGCAGCCATGCGCAGGTTAACGTCTGGCAGAACGGCCATGTTATCTATCAGACCTACGTCGCGCCTGGCGCTTTTGAAATCACGGATATCTATCCTACCGGCGGCAGCGGCGATCTTTATGTCACTATCAAAGAGGCGGACGGCAGCGAACAGCGGCTGGTCGTGCCCTTCGCCTCGGTGCCGGTGCTACAACGCGAAGGCCATCTTAAATACAGCCTGACCGGCGGTGAGTATCGCGGCTATGGCCATAACGCGGACGGCAAACGTTTTTTGCAGGGAACCGCGATTTATGGCCTGCCGCAGGCGTTTACGCTCTACGGCGGGCTACAGCAGGCGGAGAACTACCGCTCGCTGGCGGCGGGCGTCGGGAAAAACTTCGGTTATCTGGGGGCGCTATCGCTGGATGTTACGCTGGCGCGCGCCAAACCGACGCATCAGGATTATGAGCAGGGGCACGCCTGGCGCATGCGCTATGGCAAAAATTTTGTCGAGACCGGCACCAGCGTGGCGCTGGCAGGCTACCGCTATGCGACGGAAGGCTTTTACAGCCTGAGCGAGATGCTGGATCGCGACGGCGACAGTCAGCGCTGGCCGTGGGATCGACGACGGCAGCGGGCCGAGATGACGCTCAATCAGAACTTATGGACAGGCGCCGGCGCGTTGACGCTGAGCGCCATCAATGAAGATTACTGGGACAGCGCTCGCCATGTGCGTTCGCTGAGCGTTGGCTACAACAACAGCTGGCGCAGCATTAGCCTCAGTCTGAACTACAGCTATAACCGCAACGTGCTGCGACAGGATGCGGGCGATACCATTGCGCAGGAAGATAAGGTGCTGGCGCTTTCGCTCAGCGTGCCGCTCGGCCGTGAAAGCGGGCGGACCTGGGCAAACTATCAGTTGAACAGCACTCGCCACGGCGGCGACAGCCAATCGCTGGGGCTGAGCGGCATGGCGCTGGCGGATAACAACCTGAGCTGGAGCGTGCGGCAGGGTTATGCCACGCGCAACGAAGGCAGCAGCGGCAGCGCAGAGCTGGACTATCGCGGCGGCTACGGCGAGGTGGATGCGGGCTACGCCTGGGATCGCCACAGCCGACGCCTCAGCTATGGCCTCAGCGGCGCGCTGATGGCGCACCGGGACGGCATTACCCTCAGCCAGCCGCTGGGCGAGACGGCTGCACTGATAAAAGCGCCAGGTATCGCCGGCGCGTCGGTCGCCAACCAGACCGGCGTCCGCACCGACTTTCGTGGCTATACCCTGGTGCCCTATGTCAGGCCATTTCGGGTGAATGAGCTGTCGCTTGATCCGCTGTCGCTGGCGGATAACGTGGAGCTGGATCAGACCAGCGCCCAGGTCATTCCTACGCGCGGCGCCGTGGTGCGCGCTGATTTTAGCGGTCGTACCGGCCAGCGCGCCCTGATCAGGCTGACGCGCAGCAATGGCCAGCCGGTTCCCTTCGGCGCCACGGTCAGGCTGGCGGATGAGAACGCCGACTACAGCAGCATTGTCGGCAATGAAGGTGAAGTCTGGCTCAGCGGCCTGGGCCCACAGGGCACGCTGCTGGTGAGCTGGGGCAAAAACGCCGACAACCAGTGTCGCGCCAGCTTTGTCCTGCCGGAAGGAAAAAGTCAGCCAGTGAGCCAGCTTCAGGCGACCTGCCGTTAA